Proteins from a genomic interval of Spea bombifrons isolate aSpeBom1 chromosome 4, aSpeBom1.2.pri, whole genome shotgun sequence:
- the WDR83OS gene encoding PAT complex subunit Asterix encodes MTGNGGSDPRRPGKVQRYKPPTTENSPTLDDPTPDYMNLLGMIFSMCGLMLKLKWCAWIAVYCSFISFANSRSSEDTKQMMSSFMLSISAVVMSYLQNPQPMSPPW; translated from the exons ATGACTGGGAACGGTGGAAGCGACCCGAGGAGGCCGGGGAAAGTGCAGAG GTACAAACCTCCCACGACGGAGAACTCCCCGACCCTGGACGACCCCACGCCGGATTACATGAACCTGCTGGGTatgattttcagcatgtgtGGCCTGATGCTTAAG ctgaaGTGGTGCGCCTGGATCGCCGTCTACTGCTCATTCATCAGCTTCGCGAATTCACGCAGCTCCGAAGACACTAAACAGATGATGAGCAGCTTCAT GTTGTCCATTTCCGCCGTGGTCATGTCCTATCTCCAGAACCCACAGCCCATGTCTCCCCCCTGGTAG